The genomic segment AGAGCGGTGTCTCGGCCAGCGAGGCGACCCAGCTGATCAACCGCGAAGACGCCGTGGTGGTCGATATTCGCGAGGCCAACGACTTCAAGGTTGGCCATATCGCCGGGGCGCGCAATATTCCCCAGAGCAAGCTCGACAACCGCATCAGCGAGTTGGAAAAGTCGAAGGACAAGCCGATCATCGTGGTCTGCAAGCACGGCCAGTCATCCGGTGCCGCCCAGGCCAAACTGGAGAAGGCCGGCTTCGAGCGCGCCTTCAAGCTCAAGGGTGGCATGACCCAGTGGCAGGCCGACGGCATGCCGGTGGTCAAGAAGTAACCAGCGCTACTCACTTATCACACGCAACAGACGTCAAGGACCCTTCTCATGGCGGAAGACAACAATCAGCCTGCGGCCAGCAACGCCCAAGGTGGCGCTGCCGGCGACCAGGAAAAGCCCCAACTGAAATTCTCGCTGCAGCGCATCTACGTCAAGGACATCTCCTTCGAGTCGCCCAACGCGCCGGCGGTGTTCCAGCAGCCGTTCAAGCCCAAGGTCGGCCTCGATCTCAACACCTCGAGCAGCCAGATCAGCGAAGATCTCTTCGAGGTAGTGGTCAAGGTCACCGCCGAGGTCAAGCACAGCGAGACCGGCAACACCTCGTTCCTGGCCGAGATCGAGCAGGCCGGCCTGTTCCGTATCGCCGGCATCGAGGGGCAGCAGCTCGAGCACACCCTGGGCGCCTTCTGCCCCAACGTGCTGTTCCCCTATGCCCGCGAGTGCATCGACAACCTGGTCAACCGCGGTGGCTTCCCGCCGCTGATGCTGGCGCCGGTCAACTTCGAGGCGATCTACGCCCAGAAGAAGAAGCGCGAGGCCCAGCAGGCCAGCGAAACCACGCAGTAAGGGCCCGTGCACCTGCTCGTGACTCGCGGAGCGGCTCGTTGAGCGGGCCGCGCATCCACGTCGCCGCCGACTTCACCGTTGGCGGCGACGTCGTTCTGCCCGAGGGGCCGGCGCGCCACGTCGGCAGGGTGCTGCGCATGCGCCCCGGCGAGCGCCTGGCGCTGTTCGACGGACGCGGCCAGGAAGCCGATGCGGTACTGGTCGAAGCCGAGCGCAAGCGGGTAGTGGCGCGAGTCGAGGCCATCGCCCCCGGGCGCGGTGAATCGCCACTGGCGGTGCATCTGGGCCAGGCGATCTCCAAGGGCGACCGCATGGACTACGCCATCCAGAAGGCCGTCGAGCTGGGCGTGGCCGCGATTACGCCGCTCTACACCGAGCACGGCGACGTGCGCCTCAAGGGCGAGCGCGAGGCCAAGAAGATCGCCCACTGGCAGGCGGTGGCGGCCAGCGCCTGCGAGCAGTGCGGCCGCGCCACGCTGCCGCCGGTGCATCCGCCGCAGCCGCTCGGCGACTGGCTGGCGGCCCGCGACGAAACGCTGCGCCTGGTGCTGCACCCGGCCACCGACGGCACCTTTGCCGAGTCCCGCGGCGTGACCCGCGCGGCGCTGCTGATCGGCCCCGAAGGCGGCCTGTCAACGGCCGAGGTCGACGCCGCCCGACGGGCCGACTTTTCTCCCCTCACCCTCGGCCCGCGTATCCTGCGCACCGAGACCGCCCCGGTGGTGGCGCTCTCGCTGCTGCAGTATCGGTTCGGGGATCTAGCCTGAGCTAGGCCTGTTAGTTGGAAGCAAGTTTGTCTTTGGTGGTTCGGTAGACGCTATCGAGGTGGGCGAGCATGGCGCGCTCGGCGGCGTCAGGGTCTTGGCGGCGCAAGGCGTCGACGATGTGCGCGTGCTCCCGGTAGCTGCGCTCGATCGCCCCCTCTTCCACCATCACCTGGCGACGAATGTTGAGGCCGTAATCGTACAGCTCCCCGGCGTAACGCAGCAGCAGGGCGTTATTCGCGTACTCGGAGATCAGCTTGTGGAAGCTCTGGTCCGAGAGCTGGAAGTACACCGGTGAGTTGAACAACTTGCTCTGGGCATCGAGCATTCGCTCCAGCTTTTGAATCCCCTCGGCGTCGATCCTGATCGCCGCTCGCCGGGCGATAGCGGCCTCGACCACGATGCGGCTCTCGAATACGCAGTCCACGTCGTAGTGTTCGAGCTGGCTTGTCTTGGCTGCTCCCTCGCGTGTTTCCTCGAATCGCGATAGTGCTCGCTCGTCAGCACTGATGCGGGTCTTGCTGCCATGAGAGACGCTGATCAGCCCATAGGCCGTCAGCTGGGCAAGGGCGCCGCGCACGGTTTCCCTGCTCACCTCGAAGAGCTGTGCGAGCTCGCGCTCGCTGGGCAGCACATCGCCTTGCCGCAGCAGCCCTGTCAGCATCATATCGACCAGCTTCTCGGCCAGGATGTCCTTCTTAGTCTTGTTCTTGAGCGCCTTCTCGAAGGCGAAAGCGGGATTGTCCATTAATTTGTCTCCTGCCAACTGGTCTATATGTTAGACCAAAGTGCCTCCCTTACGCTACCAACCTGACACGACTAGACAAAAGTCTATATTCAAATGTACAAACTTGACGGCTGTCTATGCGGGATCTAAATTGCTTATCAACTGGTCTGGTAAGCCAACCAGCAGACCAGAGGAAAGCCGTGATGCATTCCTTGACCTATAAGAGATGTTGAGCTAACCCTTTATGGTATGGCTGTATGACAGCTATGCAGTCAGCCTACAGGCAGGCGCCGTTACGCCTGACATGGACACGACTAGTGTATGACAACAACAAATGGAGCTCGCCCATGAAGACATTTGCTCGAAACAAGATCAGTAAAGCCATCGCATTCGGCATAGGTGCAGCAGCTCTCGGGGCCTTACAGGCCCAGGCAATGGCTGCGAATGAGCGCATCGTGATGGCGGTCGACCCACCTGCCAGTGAAACGAATCTGTACTGGGGTACAACTGTAGATGTTTCCCTATTTCCCATGTTACTGCCGCTGGTGGGTAACCATCATGAGACGGGGGAGTATGACAATAGTGGTCTCGCTCGCGAATGGGAGGCGAACGATGATTTCACCACCTGGACTTTTCATCTCCATGAGGGTGCCGAATGGCATTTTGATTGGGGAGACGTGACAGCCGAGGATGTCGCACATAGTTATGAGCTGCATACTTCTCCGGACTCGGTGCAGACAGGGGTCTCACTATTGCGAGGCGCTGACATAGAAGTGGTTGATGACTACACTATAAAATTCCACTTCGACGCCCCCCGGCCTGGCTTCCTGTTTGCGCTCGCTCTCCGTGGTTCCATGATCATCTATAGCAAGGCGCAATACGATGAAGAAGGCCTCGACGGCTATAGAGAGCGTCCTGCCGGCACTGGACCTTTCCGCTTCGTAGAGCGCCGCGACGGCGATCGGCTGGTAATGGAGCGTGTCGACAACCACTGGCAGGGCCAAGATGCTCTAGTTGAGGAGTTAGAGTTCCGGTGGGCTGCAGAACCATCTACAAAACTAGCTCTACTTCAGTCCGGTGAAGCTCAGATCGCCGATCTACCTCGCGAGCTGCAGCCCGAGGCCGAGGCAACGGGTAAGCAAGTTATCGGCTCTCTCAACCCAGCGGTACAAGTCACGCTGATGTTCAACGGACTGTACATGCAGTCCGGGGATGAGGCCTATAACCCTGACCTGCCGTGGGCAGATGTGAAAGTCCGCGAAGCCATGAATCGCGCGCTGGACAGAGATCAGCTCATTGAAATTCTTTACAACGGACGCGCTGATCATCTGGTTCGTTATGGTATGCATGAGCCTCATGAGGGCTTTGTTCCTGAACTCGTGGAGCGCTTCGACGATGACTATGGCTACGACCCTGAGCGTGCTCGGGAGCTGCTAGAAGAAGCGGGCTATCCGGATGCCTTCGAGGATCCTGTTATCCCAATCACCGTTAGCGTGGTCTCTGGTAATCCGGAATTCCCAATATTAGCCGAATTAGCACAAGTCTTCTTCGAGGAGGTTGGTCTGCAAACGGAGTTGCGCGAAGTAGATTGGTCGTCCATCGCGTCAGCTGGTCGTGGGCGGCAAGCCTACTTTATCAACCCCATCCGCAACGCGCCCATCCGGCCTAGCGATGTGGCCTTGAGCAATACCTTCACCCCGGGTGGCTCTCCATATCACGGCTACGAGGATGATCATATTCAGGAGTTAATTGATCAGATCGAAAGCACATTCGATGCCGAAGCTCGAGAATCCCTGATTCAAGAGGCTTTTATTTATACCTACGAGCAGTATACCGATATGCCTATTGCGGCTCTCGATGTCGAGATGACAATCGACCCAAGTTCCGTATCAGAGTGGCGATATCCGGGGGTGACTACCGCCGGCATGAGCCACTGGCATCTGATTACCCCCGCTGACTGACAACTGAGACGGGAGGATGCAGATGGGGCCGACGTGAGTCGGCGACGTCTGCACTCCTTCCTCGGTGAAAATGATCCCCCATGAGAGGGGAACTTGCGGAATCAAGCGGGTATAATGATGAAAAAGTTTATTGCCATACGTTTCTTGCAATCGATTTTTGCACTTTGGGCGATCAGCCTAATAGTGTTCATGCTGACTCGCCTAACCGGGAGTCCCATCGACTCCTTACTACCAGATGATGCATCCCAGGAGCAAATCCTGGCGGTGATGCAGCACTGGAACTTGGACAAGCCACTCCATCACCAATATTTCTCCTTCCTCTTTAATGCTGTTCAGGGGGATTTCGGCGAGGCTTTGAGTCGCCGAGGCTATTCCGCCATGGAGGTGGTGATGGCCAGGCTGCCTGCCACATTGGAGCTTTCCGGTGTCGCGATACTGATGAGTATCGTGATCGCCATACCGCTGGGCGTGCTCTCTGCGGTCAAGAAGGGCACGGCCGCCGACAGCATGGCCAATGTGGTGGCACTGTTTGGCCAGTCGCTTCCCCAGTTCTGGCTGGGCATCATCCTGATCTGGTTCTTTGCCGTTACCTTGGGCTGGTTGCCTACCTCGGGAAGGGGAGGACCGCAGCATATCATCCTGCCGGCACTGGCCATGGCGCTGTTCCAGATCGCCGCCCTGACCCGATTGACTCGTTCGGGGATGCTGGAGGTGCTCGACTCCGAATACATCAAACTGGCCCGGGTGAAGGGCGTGCCTGAGTGGAAGGTGATCTGGAAACACGCGTTCCGCAATGCCGTGATCATCCCGCTGACCTACTTCGGCATCCTGCTGGGTTCGATCCTCACGGGATCGATCGTCATCGAGACTGTCTTCGCGTGGCCAGGTATCGGCTATCTGGCGATGGATGCCATTAGGGGGCGAGACTTCCCGCTGGTCCAGGCAGTGGTGATCTTCTTTGCCATGGTGTTCATCGCGGCCAACTTTGTGGTCGATATCCTCTATGCCTATATCGACCCACGGATTCGCTACAAGTGACGGCGGCAATGGCATAGCCCAATCCCTCGGTATTCCACAATAATTTCTAGGTGTGACAGTCATGGCCATTACCAGAGATTCTCAATCTCCCTTCGGCAAGGGCAGGCGCGAGACCCCATGGAAACGCTTGTCCCGCTATCCTTTGATACCCATCGGGGTACTGTTGATAGTGCTGGTCATACCGGCACTCTTCGCCAGCTATATTGCACCCCATGACCCCTACCAGAGCTATCTGACTAATCGTCTCGCACCACCGGTCTGGGCGGGAGGCTCTTGGGAGTTCATTCTGGGTACCGATCGACTCGGGCGCTGTGTCTTGAGCCGTACTCTGCACGGTGCCTGGTATGCACTCTCCGTCTCAATGGTCGGTATCTTCTTAGGAACCGTCATCGGCACGATTCTCGGCTTAATCGCCGGCTTCAAGCGCGGGTGGGCAGATATCGTCATTATGCGGCTGGTGGATGTCTCCCTGGCTCTGCCCAGTGTCCTGCTGGCCCTGGCACTGGCGACCATCTGGGGGCCCAGCTTTCAGTCGGTGCTGCTGGTAGTGGCCTTCGTGCTCTGGTCTTATTTCGCTCGTCAGATCCGCGGCGAGGTGTTGTCCCTGCGGGAGCGCGACTTTGTGGCCCGCTCTCGGGTCTCGGGGGCATCCGATTCGCGGATTCTGGCGCGTCACATCTTTCCCAATGTGGTCAATACCATCGTCGTCATGGCGACCCTGCAGATCGGGGTAGTCATCGTCCTCGAAGCCACGCTCAGCTTCCTGGGAATTGGAATACCGCGTCCCACCCCGGCCTGGGGGCTGCTGGTCGCCGATGGTCGCCAACTCGTGGTGAGTGCCTGGTGGATATCCTTCTTTCCGGGACTGGCCATTCTGCTGACCGTGCTGTCCGTGAATCTGCTGGGCGACTGGCTGCGCGACCGATTGGACCCGAAGCTCATATAAGGGGGCGATATGACGATTATGGCTCATGAGAAGCGCACTCAGGAGGACATCGCTCAGGATAACGTCCTGTCGGTCGAGAACCTGCATACTCAGCTGGAAACTAAGAACGGCATTGTTCATGCGGTAGATGGCGTGAGCTTCGAGTTGCGCCGGGGGGAAATACTCGGCGTGGTCGGCGAGTCGGGTAGCGGCAAATCCATGACCGCCTTGTCGTTGCTGCGCCTGCTGCCGCGCCCAGCCGGACGCATTGTGGAGGGCCGGGTCACCCTGGAGGGTGAGGAGCTGCTGGACAAGAGCGAACGGGAGATGCGCAAGATACGCGGCAAGCAGATCTCCATGATCCTCCAGGATCCACAGACCTCGCTGAATCCTGTTTTCACCGTCGGCAGCCAGTTGCGCGAAGCCCTGAGGGTCCATACTCGCGATACCCGCAAGAACTTCATGAGCAAGGCGGTCGAGGGGCTGAGGCGAGTGGGGGTAGCGGCACCGGAGAGCCGTGTCGATGATTACCCCCATCAGATGAGTGGGGGCATGAAGCAGCGGGTCGTGGGCGCCATCGCGCTATCCTGTAATCCCAAGGTGATCATCGCCGATGAGCCCACCACCTCGCTGGACGTCACCATCCAGGCGCAATATCTGCGGTTGTTGCAGGACATCCGCGAGAAGCAGGATGTTTCCATAATCTTCATCACCCATGACCTGGGCATCGTGTCCAAGATGTGTGATCGGCTGTTGGTGATGTACGCCGGACGTGTCGTCGAGTCGGGCAATGTCCGCGACATCTTTAATCATCCCAGCCACCCCTATACCCAGGCCCTGCTGAAATCCGTTCCCTCCATGCGTCACAAGGCCGAGAGACTCTACTCGATAGACGGTCAGCCGCCCCCCCTGTGGAACATGCCCGAGGGCTGTCGCTTTGCGGCGCGCTGTCCCCACGCCGATGAACGCTGCCGGAGAGAGTACCCCCCCGAATTCCAAGCCAGCAGTGACGTCGGTGCTCCCCACTCTGCAAACTGCTGGAAACTAGAGGCCGAAGATGAGTGATACCCAAGCGCTTCTCGACGTTCAAGACTTGACCAAGCACTACGAGGTCGTAAGCGGCAGCTTCTTCAAAAGGAAGCAGAGTATCGTGAAGGCCGTGGAGAAGGTGAGTTTCAGCCTGGCGCCGGGTGAAACCATGGCACTGGTCGGCGAGTCGGGGTGTGGCAAGACCACGACCACTAAGATGCTGCTGCGACTGGAGCAGCCCACCGGCGGGGTGGTGCGCTTCGAGGGCAAGGATGTCCAGAGTCTCGACCGCCTTGGCCTGCGCCATTACCGCAATTCGGTACAGGCTGTCTTTCAGGACCCTTGGTCCTCCCTGAATCCGCGAATGCGGGTCTACGACATCATCGCTGAGGCACTGTACATCAACCAGAAGCACTTGACCCGCGACGATATCGATAAGCGCATCGCGAAGGTGATGGAGGATGTCGGGTTGCGTGCCGAGCAGGCGCGAAACTTCCCCCACGAATTCTCGGGCGGCCAGCGGCAAAGGGTTGCGGTGGCAGCCGCCCTGGTGTCGGACCCCAAGCTGATCGTCCTTGATGAGCCGGTGTCGGCCCTGGATGTCTCGGTGCGGGCGCAGATCATGAACCTGTTTAAGGATCTGCAGAAGGAATATGGCATGAGCTATGTATTGGTCGCCCACGACCTGGGCACCACGCGCTTCATGGCTGACAAGATTGCGGTGATGTACCTGGGGAAAATCGTCGAGATTGCTGACACCGAGGAAATCTTCAATAACCCTAGCCACCCCTACACCAAGGCCCTGTTCTCCGCTGCCCTGCCGGCGCATCCCGATGAGCAGACCGAGGAGATTATCCTGCATGGCGAAGTGCCCTCTCCCCTGGACCCGCCCTCCGGGTGTGCCTTCCATCCGCGCTGCCCGGAGAAGATCGGCAAGGTCTGCGAAGAGGAGGCACCCGAGCTCATCGAGGATCCAGCGACCTTGCATCGCACCGCCTGCCATCTGTGCACGCGGGAGGCGAAGGACGCGGGCGCGGCGGCGTCGGTATTTCACAGGCAGGGCGAGGCAGAGCCACCGAAACCCGCGGTGGGATCCTCGTGATGTCTTCGAGTCGCTTCACGCCGAACAACGAACACCAAGGAGAACAATCCATGAGCCAGCATTACGACGTTCACGAGATGACCCGCTTCAGCACCGAGCTGCTCGCCGCTGCCGGACTCGATGACGACAAGGCGAGGGTAGTGGCTGAGATCCTCGTCGGAGGCGACCTGATGGGGCACACCACCCACGGCCTCCAACTGTTGGCCCCTTATCTTGGGGAGATCCAGTCCGGGCGGATGCCAGTGACCGGGGGACCGGAAGTGATCTCTCAGCGTGCCGCCGTGGAGACATGGGATGGCTGCTATCTGCCGGGCCCCTGGTTAATCATCAGGGCGCTTGAGTCGGCCGAGGCGATGGCGAAGACCTGCGGTACCGGAACCGTGGTGATTCGCCGCTCCAATCACATCGCCTGTCTGGCCGCCTACCTCAAGTGGGCCACCGACCGCGACTTAGTGGTGGTGATCGAGTCCTCCGATCCGGCGACAAAATCAGTGGCGCCCTATGGTGGTTTGGAAGCGACACATACCCCCAACCCCATTGCCGTGGGCTATCCCACAAGCTCAGGGCCAGTGCTACTGGATGTCAGCACCTCCATCACCACCAATGGCATGGTCGGGCGGCTTAACAAGCAGAACAAGCAGCTGCCCCATCCTTGGCTCAAGGATCATCAAGGACATGCGACCGTCGATCCCGGCGTCCTGTTCAACGACCCCAAGGGCAGCATCATGCCTATTGGCGGCCTTGATCATGGGCACAAGGGCTATGCGTTAGGACTGATGGTGGAGGCACTGACTTCGGGCCTGGGGGGCTTCGGTCGCGTTCAGGCCCCGGACCAGTGGGGCGCCTCGGTGATGGTCCAGGTGCTGGATCCGGATGCCTTCGGCGGTCTGGAGGCTTTCAAACGCGAGACAGGGGCGCTGGTAGATGCATGCCGCTCCAACCCCGTGGCCGACGGCGATCCCGCGGTGAGGATCCCAGGGGAGCGGGGCCTTGCGCTCCACGAGACCTATCTCCAGGAGGGGGTCCCCCTGCCGGAAGGCGTTCCGGAGGCGCTTGGTGAATGGGCCGAACGACTGGGGGTAGCTTTCCCTCGGGCGCTGTGAAAAGGCTTGGGAAGCACGGCAGTGAAGCTAGGCCGCACGCGAATAACGATTCAGGGGCAAGTATGAACAAAACAGCACGTATAGGATTCATTGGCCTGGGCCTGATGGGCAGGGAGATGGCCGGGCACATAGTACGCAAAGGCTATCCGCTGGCTGTAATGGCCCATCGCAACCGGGCCCCGTTGGAGTCGCTTTGTCGTGAAGGCGCGGTGGAGGTTGCCACCCCCGCGGAGATGGCGAGGCAAAGCGATATCGTCTTTATCTGCGTTCCGACATCTGAGCAAGTCGGCGACATCGTTGCTGGTGAGCAGGGACTACTGGCCGGAGAGCAAGATGGGCTGATTATCGTTGATTGCTCGACGGTACATCCCGAGTCTACAGAGCGTCTCGCCAAAATCGCATCGCGCCATAGTGCGATTTTGGTTGATGCGCCCTTGGCCAGGACACCCAGGGAGGCTCGAGAGGGGCGCTTGAATGTCATGGTGGGCGGTGAAGAGCTTACGGTGGCTCGCATCAGGCCAGTGATCGAATGCTTCGCTGAGAATATTTTTCATGTTGGCAAGCTCGGCTCGGCACACAAACTGAAACTGATTAACAACTTCCTTTCACTGGGGTCAGCCGCCTTAGTAGCTGAGGCCGCTACCATGGCGGCACGCATGGAAGTCGATCAGCATAAATTGCTGGAGATTTGCTCTCAGGGAGGAGCGAATAGCGCCATGCTGGCGCCGATCATGGAGTGGGTCCTGGAGGGGGAGTGCACCCGGCTGCAGTTC from the Halomonas sp. 1513 genome contains:
- a CDS encoding sulfurtransferase; translation: MIDQLFEFVQNHPLLVGAFLLVLTAWIAYEVRGSSKSGVSASEATQLINREDAVVVDIREANDFKVGHIAGARNIPQSKLDNRISELEKSKDKPIIVVCKHGQSSGAAQAKLEKAGFERAFKLKGGMTQWQADGMPVVKK
- a CDS encoding protein-export chaperone SecB; its protein translation is MAEDNNQPAASNAQGGAAGDQEKPQLKFSLQRIYVKDISFESPNAPAVFQQPFKPKVGLDLNTSSSQISEDLFEVVVKVTAEVKHSETGNTSFLAEIEQAGLFRIAGIEGQQLEHTLGAFCPNVLFPYARECIDNLVNRGGFPPLMLAPVNFEAIYAQKKKREAQQASETTQ
- a CDS encoding 16S rRNA (uracil(1498)-N(3))-methyltransferase; the protein is MSGPRIHVAADFTVGGDVVLPEGPARHVGRVLRMRPGERLALFDGRGQEADAVLVEAERKRVVARVEAIAPGRGESPLAVHLGQAISKGDRMDYAIQKAVELGVAAITPLYTEHGDVRLKGEREAKKIAHWQAVAASACEQCGRATLPPVHPPQPLGDWLAARDETLRLVLHPATDGTFAESRGVTRAALLIGPEGGLSTAEVDAARRADFSPLTLGPRILRTETAPVVALSLLQYRFGDLA
- a CDS encoding GntR family transcriptional regulator → MDNPAFAFEKALKNKTKKDILAEKLVDMMLTGLLRQGDVLPSERELAQLFEVSRETVRGALAQLTAYGLISVSHGSKTRISADERALSRFEETREGAAKTSQLEHYDVDCVFESRIVVEAAIARRAAIRIDAEGIQKLERMLDAQSKLFNSPVYFQLSDQSFHKLISEYANNALLLRYAGELYDYGLNIRRQVMVEEGAIERSYREHAHIVDALRRQDPDAAERAMLAHLDSVYRTTKDKLASN
- a CDS encoding ABC transporter permease; its protein translation is MKKFIAIRFLQSIFALWAISLIVFMLTRLTGSPIDSLLPDDASQEQILAVMQHWNLDKPLHHQYFSFLFNAVQGDFGEALSRRGYSAMEVVMARLPATLELSGVAILMSIVIAIPLGVLSAVKKGTAADSMANVVALFGQSLPQFWLGIILIWFFAVTLGWLPTSGRGGPQHIILPALAMALFQIAALTRLTRSGMLEVLDSEYIKLARVKGVPEWKVIWKHAFRNAVIIPLTYFGILLGSILTGSIVIETVFAWPGIGYLAMDAIRGRDFPLVQAVVIFFAMVFIAANFVVDILYAYIDPRIRYK
- a CDS encoding peptide ABC transporter permease; translated protein: MIPIGVLLIVLVIPALFASYIAPHDPYQSYLTNRLAPPVWAGGSWEFILGTDRLGRCVLSRTLHGAWYALSVSMVGIFLGTVIGTILGLIAGFKRGWADIVIMRLVDVSLALPSVLLALALATIWGPSFQSVLLVVAFVLWSYFARQIRGEVLSLRERDFVARSRVSGASDSRILARHIFPNVVNTIVVMATLQIGVVIVLEATLSFLGIGIPRPTPAWGLLVADGRQLVVSAWWISFFPGLAILLTVLSVNLLGDWLRDRLDPKLI
- a CDS encoding dipeptide/oligopeptide/nickel ABC transporter ATP-binding protein, with amino-acid sequence MAHEKRTQEDIAQDNVLSVENLHTQLETKNGIVHAVDGVSFELRRGEILGVVGESGSGKSMTALSLLRLLPRPAGRIVEGRVTLEGEELLDKSEREMRKIRGKQISMILQDPQTSLNPVFTVGSQLREALRVHTRDTRKNFMSKAVEGLRRVGVAAPESRVDDYPHQMSGGMKQRVVGAIALSCNPKVIIADEPTTSLDVTIQAQYLRLLQDIREKQDVSIIFITHDLGIVSKMCDRLLVMYAGRVVESGNVRDIFNHPSHPYTQALLKSVPSMRHKAERLYSIDGQPPPLWNMPEGCRFAARCPHADERCRREYPPEFQASSDVGAPHSANCWKLEAEDE
- a CDS encoding peptide ABC transporter substrate-binding protein; translated protein: MSDTQALLDVQDLTKHYEVVSGSFFKRKQSIVKAVEKVSFSLAPGETMALVGESGCGKTTTTKMLLRLEQPTGGVVRFEGKDVQSLDRLGLRHYRNSVQAVFQDPWSSLNPRMRVYDIIAEALYINQKHLTRDDIDKRIAKVMEDVGLRAEQARNFPHEFSGGQRQRVAVAAALVSDPKLIVLDEPVSALDVSVRAQIMNLFKDLQKEYGMSYVLVAHDLGTTRFMADKIAVMYLGKIVEIADTEEIFNNPSHPYTKALFSAALPAHPDEQTEEIILHGEVPSPLDPPSGCAFHPRCPEKIGKVCEEEAPELIEDPATLHRTACHLCTREAKDAGAAASVFHRQGEAEPPKPAVGSS
- a CDS encoding lactate dehydrogenase, giving the protein MSQHYDVHEMTRFSTELLAAAGLDDDKARVVAEILVGGDLMGHTTHGLQLLAPYLGEIQSGRMPVTGGPEVISQRAAVETWDGCYLPGPWLIIRALESAEAMAKTCGTGTVVIRRSNHIACLAAYLKWATDRDLVVVIESSDPATKSVAPYGGLEATHTPNPIAVGYPTSSGPVLLDVSTSITTNGMVGRLNKQNKQLPHPWLKDHQGHATVDPGVLFNDPKGSIMPIGGLDHGHKGYALGLMVEALTSGLGGFGRVQAPDQWGASVMVQVLDPDAFGGLEAFKRETGALVDACRSNPVADGDPAVRIPGERGLALHETYLQEGVPLPEGVPEALGEWAERLGVAFPRAL
- a CDS encoding hydroxyacid dehydrogenase, with the protein product MNKTARIGFIGLGLMGREMAGHIVRKGYPLAVMAHRNRAPLESLCREGAVEVATPAEMARQSDIVFICVPTSEQVGDIVAGEQGLLAGEQDGLIIVDCSTVHPESTERLAKIASRHSAILVDAPLARTPREAREGRLNVMVGGEELTVARIRPVIECFAENIFHVGKLGSAHKLKLINNFLSLGSAALVAEAATMAARMEVDQHKLLEICSQGGANSAMLAPIMEWVLEGECTRLQFSIGNAEKDMRYLAETLVTYQAKSSMLPALCEYLNLARGDLGPDAFVPQSYDATARRNGIDLPRPPQP